From a single Sphingobium sp. genomic region:
- a CDS encoding DUF3703 domain-containing protein has protein sequence MKRAHAIMLIDNEMAAYRAAKASQNITTAWAALERAHIVSQPFLGPHIANHWSMLCFAFEQRDLRELTGQIVRLALAPLGALTGRIPVGNTGRSNVSAFLPMPIADDLARAMEVVSE, from the coding sequence ATGAAACGGGCGCACGCGATCATGCTCATCGACAATGAAATGGCGGCATATCGTGCTGCCAAGGCAAGCCAAAATATAACCACGGCTTGGGCAGCGCTGGAACGAGCGCATATAGTCTCTCAGCCTTTTCTTGGCCCGCATATCGCCAATCATTGGTCGATGCTGTGCTTTGCTTTCGAGCAACGCGACCTGCGCGAATTGACAGGACAGATCGTCCGACTTGCGCTTGCGCCGCTCGGCGCACTGACCGGCCGCATTCCCGTTGGCAACACGGGACGCTCGAATGTTAGTGCTTTTCTGCCGATGCCAATCGCCGATGACTTGGCGCGTGCGATGGAAGTCGTCTCCGAATGA
- a CDS encoding DUF3147 family protein has protein sequence MLYLVIKAVVSAIIIVIVSETARRNPGTGALIASLPLISVLGMIWLWRDTQDIERMAEHSGATFWYVLPSLPMFLFIPVLLKRGFGFWPALVAGCVLTMALYSAMVWAGPRVGLKL, from the coding sequence ATGCTGTATCTGGTTATCAAAGCTGTCGTTTCGGCCATCATCATCGTTATCGTTTCCGAAACTGCGCGCCGGAATCCCGGCACAGGCGCACTGATAGCATCGCTGCCGCTGATTTCAGTTTTGGGCATGATTTGGCTGTGGCGCGATACGCAAGACATCGAACGCATGGCCGAGCATTCGGGTGCAACATTCTGGTATGTGTTGCCGAGCCTGCCGATGTTTTTGTTCATCCCGGTGCTGCTCAAACGCGGCTTCGGTTTCTGGCCCGCGCTTGTCGCGGGCTGCGTCCTTACGATGGCGCTGTATTCGGCAATGGTCTGGGCGGGGCCGAGAGTTGGTTTGAAGCTGTGA
- a CDS encoding helix-turn-helix domain-containing protein: MKIGELANATATKVETVRYYEKIGLLPPPARTSANYRAYGAEHLARLSFIRRARDLGFTLEAVRELLTLSDNKAQSCEAVDSIAQSHLTEIDRKIGDLSALRSELDRVLGSCRHGTIGDCKIIETLAPRGKAIS; the protein is encoded by the coding sequence ATGAAAATCGGCGAACTGGCAAACGCAACCGCGACCAAGGTCGAAACCGTGCGTTATTATGAAAAAATCGGCCTCCTGCCACCGCCCGCCCGGACATCCGCCAACTACCGCGCCTATGGTGCTGAGCATCTCGCGCGCCTTTCCTTCATCCGCCGCGCCCGCGATCTGGGCTTTACGCTCGAAGCAGTGCGCGAACTGCTGACACTTTCCGACAACAAGGCGCAGTCGTGCGAGGCGGTGGATAGCATCGCGCAAAGCCACCTGACCGAAATCGACCGCAAGATAGGCGATCTTAGCGCGCTGCGTAGCGAGTTAGACCGTGTGCTTGGGTCTTGCCGTCACGGCACGATTGGCGACTGCAAAATCATCGAAACCCTCGCCCCGCGCGGAAAGGCCATTTCCTAA
- a CDS encoding class I SAM-dependent methyltransferase, which yields MTNEQSSHWENVYATKDAAKVSWFEESPALSLELIADAYDGRGGVIDIGGGASRLAGALVEAGYAPVAVLDLSANALAVAKAKLGKAAEFVEWIVADVTAWHAATRFDVWHDRAAFHFLTESAQQQAYAQAMRAALNPSGIAVIGTFAPDGPEKCSGLPVARHNAASIAAILGDDFDLIAERRHEHLTPGGSVQKFQFSTFRRTA from the coding sequence ATGACGAACGAACAAAGCAGCCATTGGGAGAATGTATATGCGACCAAGGATGCCGCAAAGGTAAGCTGGTTTGAGGAATCCCCTGCGCTGTCGCTGGAGCTGATTGCCGATGCTTATGACGGGCGCGGCGGTGTTATTGACATCGGCGGCGGTGCTTCGCGGCTTGCAGGTGCGCTGGTTGAGGCGGGTTACGCGCCGGTAGCGGTTCTCGACCTGTCGGCCAACGCGCTCGCTGTTGCCAAGGCAAAGCTGGGGAAAGCTGCCGAATTTGTCGAATGGATCGTCGCCGATGTGACGGCGTGGCACGCTGCGACCCGCTTTGATGTCTGGCACGACCGCGCGGCGTTTCATTTCCTCACCGAATCGGCGCAACAGCAAGCATATGCCCAAGCCATGCGCGCCGCTCTCAACCCCAGCGGCATTGCGGTCATCGGCACGTTCGCGCCGGATGGACCCGAAAAGTGCAGCGGCTTGCCGGTCGCCCGACACAACGCTGCCAGCATCGCCGCCATATTAGGCGATGACTTCGACCTGATAGCCGAACGACGCCACGAGCATTTGACGCCCGGCGGTTCGGTGCAGAAATTCCAGTTCAGCACGTTTCGCCGAACGGCCTAG
- a CDS encoding MerR family transcriptional regulator, with amino-acid sequence MNAMTIGKLAAAGGVGVETVRFYQRRGLLAEPDRNGGVRRYDHTDLSRLRFIRAAQAGGFTLSEIGELLALDATEERERARELANKRIVEIDEKIETLKTARRSLRRLADECAEGGDGRCPIIEAFEPQ; translated from the coding sequence ATGAATGCGATGACCATCGGAAAACTTGCAGCGGCGGGCGGCGTGGGCGTGGAGACGGTGCGCTTTTACCAGCGCCGGGGCTTGCTCGCGGAGCCGGATCGCAACGGCGGGGTGCGGCGGTATGACCATACCGATCTCAGCCGTTTGCGTTTCATCCGCGCGGCTCAGGCGGGAGGGTTCACACTATCTGAAATCGGGGAGTTACTCGCGTTGGACGCCACCGAAGAACGGGAGCGCGCGCGGGAGCTTGCGAACAAGCGCATCGTCGAGATTGACGAGAAAATCGAGACTCTCAAAACCGCCCGGCGGTCGCTGAGACGTTTGGCCGATGAATGCGCAGAAGGTGGCGACGGGCGGTGCCCTATTATTGAAGCCTTTGAGCCCCAATGA
- a CDS encoding YnfA family protein, giving the protein MTTPLVSTAFVYAAAALAEIAGCFAFWAWLRLDKSAWWTLPGVISLAIFALMLTRIDSDAAGRAFAAYGGVYIAASLLWLWSVEGVRPDRWDFIGATICLAGAALILFGPGRTT; this is encoded by the coding sequence GTGACCACGCCCCTCGTCTCGACCGCGTTCGTTTACGCTGCTGCGGCCCTCGCGGAGATAGCGGGCTGTTTCGCATTCTGGGCATGGCTACGTCTGGACAAATCGGCTTGGTGGACGCTGCCGGGAGTTATCTCGTTGGCAATCTTCGCGCTGATGCTCACCCGCATCGACAGCGACGCCGCCGGACGGGCGTTCGCCGCTTATGGCGGCGTTTACATAGCCGCCTCGCTTCTTTGGCTGTGGAGTGTCGAAGGCGTTCGGCCCGACCGATGGGATTTCATCGGCGCGACAATTTGCTTGGCAGGAGCCGCGTTGATTCTTTTCGGGCCCGGGCGGACGACATGA
- a CDS encoding TolC family protein, with translation MFPKLRTALLAAALAFPATAAFAEPITLDEAIAKAIEAAPSIRANEAAVAAAQAGRVQAGVRPNPTVTVEGENLVGSGPYNVFGQAEITGTYSQTIERGGKRDARVAYAERDIGVAEASSRVARLELVSAVQRAFLDVIVAGYVVEIAETRLGVEVEMQREALRRVRGYKDPLFVETSASARVTQARLNLIEAQARQQGMRAALAAYWNGEAEDVETVGEVMSGIPAARELATADAELAESEVARASAAVILEQTRARPDYTVSGGVRFLRGTNDVALVAGITIPLGRFDRNQGNIAKAHAEKLRIELTAEAQRLDKLRRLASLGAEADAARARADAIVLEVYPQTTKALRQVREGYARGGFNFRDMQGAADAIIQAQAEWLDAVIRYRDLQTEIDRLTGRFDAAADRGTNP, from the coding sequence ATGTTTCCCAAATTGCGCACCGCCTTGCTGGCGGCGGCGCTGGCCTTTCCGGCTACGGCTGCCTTTGCGGAGCCGATCACGCTGGATGAAGCCATTGCCAAGGCCATTGAGGCCGCGCCGTCGATCCGCGCCAATGAGGCGGCGGTCGCTGCCGCACAAGCTGGCCGTGTCCAAGCGGGCGTCCGCCCCAACCCAACCGTCACCGTCGAAGGCGAAAACCTAGTCGGCAGCGGGCCATACAATGTCTTCGGCCAGGCCGAGATTACTGGCACCTATAGCCAGACAATCGAGCGCGGCGGCAAACGTGACGCGCGTGTCGCCTATGCCGAGCGTGACATCGGCGTTGCAGAAGCCTCATCGCGGGTGGCACGGCTCGAACTTGTCAGCGCCGTCCAGCGCGCATTTCTTGATGTTATTGTCGCCGGATATGTCGTCGAAATCGCAGAAACACGACTTGGCGTAGAAGTGGAAATGCAGCGTGAAGCTCTGCGCCGAGTGCGCGGATATAAGGACCCGCTGTTCGTCGAGACGAGCGCATCGGCGCGGGTCACACAGGCACGGCTTAATCTGATCGAGGCGCAGGCGCGGCAGCAGGGTATGCGCGCGGCGCTGGCCGCATATTGGAACGGTGAGGCAGAGGATGTCGAGACGGTCGGAGAAGTAATGTCTGGCATCCCAGCAGCGCGGGAACTTGCGACCGCCGATGCGGAACTCGCGGAGTCTGAGGTCGCGCGAGCGTCGGCAGCGGTGATATTGGAACAGACACGGGCGCGGCCCGACTACACAGTCAGTGGAGGGGTACGCTTCCTGCGCGGCACCAACGATGTGGCGCTGGTTGCGGGTATCACCATTCCATTGGGACGCTTCGACCGTAACCAAGGCAATATCGCAAAGGCCCATGCCGAAAAGCTGCGGATCGAGTTGACTGCCGAGGCGCAGCGGCTCGACAAGCTCCGCCGTCTTGCCAGCCTTGGCGCAGAAGCTGACGCCGCGCGAGCCCGCGCCGACGCTATCGTTCTTGAGGTCTATCCGCAGACTACCAAGGCGCTCCGGCAGGTGCGAGAGGGCTATGCGCGCGGCGGCTTCAACTTCCGCGACATGCAGGGTGCTGCCGACGCGATCATTCAGGCGCAGGCCGAATGGCTCGATGCCGTCATCCGTTACCGTGACTTACAAACAGAAATCGACCGGCTGACCGGGCGCTTCGACGCCGCTGCCGACAGGGGGACTAATCCATGA
- a CDS encoding glutaredoxin, translated as MTQATISKPAQASTAAKTATIYRMVMPKHTCPYGLKALDLLKRKGFSLEDRWLTTREETDAFKAKHGVQTTPQIFIGGERIGGHDDLRRYLGLSVADPKATTYQPVIALFAMTALMALAASFAVYGTPFTIHAGEWFIAFSMCILAMLKLQNVDRFATMFLNYDLLAKRWVPYSRIYPFAEGLAGVLMASGALNWLSIPVALFIGGIGAMSVFKAVYIEKRELKCACVGGDSNVPLGFVSLTENVMMVGMAVWMIFAH; from the coding sequence ATGACTCAAGCCACAATTTCAAAACCGGCGCAGGCCAGCACAGCCGCCAAGACCGCCACCATTTACCGTATGGTGATGCCAAAACACACCTGCCCCTATGGTCTCAAAGCGCTTGATCTACTCAAGCGCAAGGGCTTTTCCTTGGAGGACCGCTGGCTTACTACGCGCGAGGAAACCGACGCATTCAAGGCCAAACACGGTGTCCAGACCACGCCGCAAATCTTTATTGGCGGCGAACGCATCGGCGGACATGACGATCTACGCCGCTATCTCGGTTTGTCGGTCGCCGATCCCAAGGCAACGACGTATCAGCCAGTGATCGCGCTGTTCGCAATGACCGCGCTGATGGCGCTGGCGGCAAGTTTCGCGGTTTATGGAACGCCTTTCACAATCCACGCGGGCGAATGGTTCATCGCTTTCAGCATGTGTATCCTTGCGATGCTCAAGCTTCAAAATGTCGATAGGTTTGCGACGATGTTTTTGAATTACGACCTGCTCGCAAAACGCTGGGTGCCTTATTCGCGCATCTATCCGTTTGCCGAAGGACTGGCGGGCGTCCTGATGGCTTCTGGCGCGCTCAACTGGCTGTCGATTCCGGTCGCATTGTTCATCGGCGGCATCGGCGCGATGTCTGTGTTCAAGGCGGTTTATATCGAAAAGCGCGAACTCAAATGTGCCTGCGTCGGCGGCGACAGTAATGTGCCTCTGGGCTTTGTCTCGCTCACCGAGAATGTGATGATGGTCGGGATGGCAGTTTGGATGATTTTCGCCCACTAA
- a CDS encoding cation transporter — protein MADNCCESACGSETAKADPRWRRVLWAALIVNAGMFLVEMAAGAAADSRALQADALDFLGDAANYAVSLAVVGMVLAWRARAALLKSLFMLGFGGWVFGSAMFAFVNGTSPDPEMMGAVGALALVANVGVALLLYRYRAGDANMRSVWICSRNDAIGNAAVIVAALGVFGTGSAWPDLIVASVMAALALTGGLQVFRQAKSELRTVAV, from the coding sequence ATGGCGGACAATTGCTGCGAAAGTGCCTGCGGGAGCGAGACGGCCAAGGCCGATCCGCGCTGGCGGCGCGTGCTGTGGGCGGCACTGATCGTCAATGCAGGCATGTTTCTCGTAGAGATGGCAGCGGGTGCAGCGGCGGATAGCCGCGCATTGCAAGCCGACGCGCTCGATTTTCTGGGTGATGCAGCGAATTACGCGGTGAGCCTTGCGGTGGTGGGCATGGTGCTGGCTTGGCGCGCGCGGGCCGCGCTGCTGAAATCGCTGTTCATGCTTGGCTTTGGGGGCTGGGTGTTTGGCAGCGCGATGTTCGCTTTCGTAAACGGCACTTCGCCTGATCCCGAAATGATGGGTGCGGTCGGCGCTTTGGCGCTGGTTGCCAATGTCGGCGTGGCGCTGTTGCTTTACCGTTACCGAGCAGGTGACGCCAATATGCGCTCTGTCTGGATATGCTCACGTAACGACGCCATCGGCAATGCTGCGGTCATAGTGGCCGCACTTGGCGTGTTTGGCACAGGAAGCGCGTGGCCGGATTTGATTGTCGCATCCGTCATGGCAGCTTTGGCGTTGACCGGAGGTTTGCAGGTGTTCCGGCAAGCGAAATCAGAATTGCGGACGGTGGCAGTATGA
- a CDS encoding efflux RND transporter periplasmic adaptor subunit, with the protein MRNNIINRLAVALFIIAPLGACGSSSSEPTAESGEAGEPEKGPHNGRLLKDGDFALEMTIFEDGVPPQFRVYPTKDGKPVDAKTVQLTVTLKRLGGEVNTFPFKAEKDYLTGQGVVEEPHSFDVEVVAVESGKRHVWKYASPEGRTRITAEAAKAGGIEIETVGPATIGETRELYGTVQLATTARSEIRGQFPGRIVSVTKQVGDTVKRGQLLARIESSESLQVYPVYSTVSGVVAERNGNPGDVTFDRALYVITDSAQTTVVFNIFPKDLGAIQPGMAVQIETMEGTAIAAARLGQYLPDGNAEAGTALVRASVPNRGGRLRPGMALRGRVTINAVQVPLAVRTEALQRFRDFTVVFANYGQDYEVRMLELGRKSPEWTEVLSGIKPGTPYAAKGAFLIRADIEKSGASHDH; encoded by the coding sequence ATGAGAAACAACATCATCAACCGGCTTGCTGTCGCGCTTTTCATCATCGCGCCTTTGGGAGCCTGTGGCAGTAGCAGCAGCGAGCCTACCGCAGAAAGTGGCGAAGCAGGCGAACCGGAAAAAGGGCCGCACAATGGCCGACTTTTGAAGGATGGCGACTTTGCGCTTGAAATGACCATCTTCGAGGACGGTGTGCCGCCGCAATTCCGGGTCTATCCGACCAAGGACGGCAAGCCAGTCGATGCCAAGACTGTGCAATTGACGGTAACGCTCAAGCGGCTGGGCGGTGAGGTCAACACCTTCCCGTTCAAGGCTGAAAAGGATTATCTGACCGGACAAGGTGTGGTCGAGGAACCGCACAGCTTCGACGTCGAGGTCGTCGCGGTTGAAAGCGGCAAACGTCATGTCTGGAAATATGCCAGCCCCGAAGGTCGCACACGGATTACCGCCGAAGCCGCCAAGGCCGGTGGAATCGAGATCGAAACAGTGGGGCCAGCTACCATCGGCGAGACGCGCGAGCTTTACGGGACAGTCCAGTTGGCGACGACCGCACGGTCCGAAATTCGCGGGCAGTTTCCGGGGCGGATTGTCTCGGTCACAAAGCAAGTCGGCGACACCGTGAAGCGCGGTCAATTGCTCGCGCGGATCGAGTCGAGCGAGTCCTTGCAGGTTTATCCGGTCTATTCGACGGTCAGCGGCGTTGTTGCCGAACGCAATGGCAATCCCGGCGATGTGACCTTCGACCGTGCGCTCTACGTCATTACCGACTCGGCGCAGACGACGGTTGTGTTCAACATCTTCCCCAAGGACCTAGGTGCAATCCAGCCCGGTATGGCGGTGCAGATCGAAACGATGGAAGGCACCGCAATCGCTGCGGCACGTCTGGGTCAGTATCTCCCCGATGGCAATGCCGAGGCAGGCACAGCGCTTGTGCGGGCATCGGTCCCCAATCGAGGTGGGCGGTTGCGTCCCGGTATGGCGCTTCGTGGCCGCGTGACAATCAACGCAGTGCAAGTGCCGCTGGCGGTGCGCACCGAAGCGTTGCAACGTTTCCGTGACTTTACGGTGGTCTTTGCCAATTACGGCCAGGATTACGAGGTCCGCATGTTGGAGTTGGGGCGCAAGTCGCCTGAATGGACCGAGGTGCTTTCGGGCATCAAGCCCGGCACGCCTTATGCCGCCAAAGGAGCCTTCCTCATTCGCGCCGACATCGAAAAGTCGGGCGCGAGCCATGACCATTGA
- a CDS encoding DUF411 domain-containing protein — protein MRKFFLAIALVATPALAASDAVMHRDPGCGCCEKWAAQVRKAFGRSVKVIDDANRPALQRRVGLPAGLASCHTALIDGMAFEGHVPIADMKRVLAEKPQGVRGLAVAGMPLGSPGMEAPGYPADRYNVIAFGSGKTRVFAKH, from the coding sequence ATGCGAAAGTTCTTTTTGGCAATAGCGCTCGTTGCAACTCCGGCGCTGGCGGCAAGCGATGCTGTGATGCACCGCGACCCTGGCTGTGGATGTTGCGAAAAATGGGCTGCACAAGTCCGCAAGGCGTTCGGACGCAGCGTGAAAGTCATCGACGATGCTAACCGCCCGGCGCTGCAACGGCGGGTCGGATTGCCTGCTGGCCTCGCATCATGCCACACCGCGCTTATCGACGGCATGGCTTTCGAAGGTCATGTGCCTATCGCTGATATGAAGCGGGTATTGGCGGAGAAGCCCCAAGGTGTTCGCGGACTGGCAGTTGCCGGAATGCCATTGGGATCACCGGGCATGGAAGCACCCGGTTATCCGGCAGACCGCTATAATGTCATTGCCTTTGGCTCTGGCAAAACGAGAGTATTTGCCAAGCATTGA